In a single window of the Methanofollis ethanolicus genome:
- a CDS encoding DUF4062 domain-containing protein, whose translation MKGNKKLTIMVSSTVYGIEELLDRIYTLLTEFGYEVWMSHKGTMPVFSHHSTFDNCIAGVTNCDLFLGLITPHYGSGIDKDGLSITHQELRKAIELNKPRWLLAHEHVIFARSLLKYLGYNGGDDRRKLLLEKNQILDDLRVIDMYEEAILSQKPLQDRQGNWVQKFNSDDDAALFAMAQFSRYQEVEAFVRENLRDSARISHIVQDRRERP comes from the coding sequence ATGAAGGGCAATAAGAAACTCACGATCATGGTTTCATCCACGGTCTATGGTATCGAAGAACTTCTGGACCGGATATACACGCTCTTAACCGAATTCGGGTATGAAGTCTGGATGTCCCACAAGGGAACCATGCCGGTCTTTTCACATCATTCAACTTTTGATAACTGCATCGCGGGAGTAACAAACTGTGATCTGTTTCTCGGCTTGATTACCCCTCATTACGGTAGCGGGATAGATAAGGACGGACTTTCCATCACTCACCAGGAACTGAGAAAAGCCATCGAACTCAACAAGCCACGCTGGCTTCTGGCTCATGAACATGTGATTTTCGCCAGGTCGCTCCTGAAATATCTCGGGTATAATGGAGGAGACGACCGGAGAAAACTTTTGCTGGAGAAAAACCAGATCCTTGATGATCTTCGTGTCATTGACATGTATGAAGAAGCTATTCTCTCCCAGAAACCCCTGCAGGACCGACAGGGGAACTGGGTCCAGAAGTTCAACTCAGATGATGACGCCGCCCTGTTCGCTATGGCGCAATTCTCTCGATATCAGGAAGTCGAGGCATTTGTGCGCGAGAACTTACGTGATAGTGCCCGCATTTCTCACATTGTTCAGGACAGGAGGGAGCGCCCATGA
- a CDS encoding Fic family protein: protein MKPEKIGEILLPGNDQSTEFLPRCQDLEFVGSVVCGFLNTSGGSIVCGVDDRGDIIGIENADRAVKNLEQELLHGISPGALVSVQAHKIGEKALLVVEVPSGKDIPYAFKNVIYLREGQITRKADIETIRDMVLRKQVEPERWERRFSSADIKEDLDRDEIRSTVGAANERFQVQFRDSENPIIALEKLGVCRYGRLTNGGDVLFGTNPAMRYPQVRVRAACFTTDRADDTYRDMKSFEGPLVPVLEDVYHFIQRNTSTISRFSKGDLERRDEPLYPVLAIREGLVNAFVHRDYSDFSGGIAVRIYPDRLEIWNSGTFPEGVTPDNLLSGQHLSVLRNPDIAHVIHLRGLMEMIGRGSVMIKRACDERGLPPPKWSEDRRGVTLTFYAPEVTPEVTPEVTPEVTPEVAQMLAAFDGEMSRKDLQYILGLKDNEHFRKAYLLPAIRENLIEMTIPDKPKSSKQRYRLTEKGRALIGEDRS, encoded by the coding sequence ATGAAGCCGGAGAAGATCGGGGAGATTCTGCTGCCGGGAAATGATCAGAGCACCGAGTTTTTGCCGCGGTGCCAGGATCTTGAGTTTGTAGGTTCAGTTGTCTGCGGATTTCTCAATACATCCGGCGGTTCTATTGTCTGTGGCGTGGATGACAGAGGGGACATTATCGGCATCGAAAACGCCGATCGTGCGGTGAAGAATCTTGAACAGGAGTTGCTCCACGGCATTTCTCCGGGAGCACTCGTTTCTGTTCAGGCCCATAAAATCGGAGAGAAGGCATTGCTGGTAGTCGAGGTACCATCTGGCAAGGACATACCCTATGCCTTTAAGAATGTGATCTATCTCCGTGAAGGTCAGATAACTCGAAAAGCCGATATCGAAACGATCCGAGATATGGTGCTCCGCAAACAGGTTGAACCCGAACGATGGGAGCGGCGTTTTTCTTCTGCCGATATAAAAGAGGATCTGGACAGGGATGAAATCCGCTCCACAGTGGGTGCGGCAAATGAGAGGTTCCAGGTACAGTTTCGCGATAGTGAAAACCCGATCATAGCTCTTGAAAAACTTGGAGTGTGTCGCTATGGGCGCCTGACCAATGGCGGCGATGTCCTCTTCGGAACCAATCCCGCCATGCGTTATCCACAAGTTCGGGTCCGTGCCGCCTGTTTTACGACAGATCGAGCAGATGATACCTATCGGGATATGAAATCCTTTGAGGGACCTCTGGTCCCGGTGTTAGAGGATGTTTACCATTTTATTCAACGGAATACTTCAACAATATCACGCTTTAGCAAGGGGGATCTGGAACGCCGGGACGAACCTCTCTATCCCGTGCTCGCCATCAGAGAGGGGTTGGTGAATGCGTTTGTTCACCGGGACTACAGCGATTTTTCCGGGGGGATTGCCGTTCGTATCTATCCAGATCGTCTGGAGATCTGGAACAGCGGCACATTCCCTGAAGGTGTGACCCCCGATAACCTCCTGTCGGGGCAGCACCTCTCAGTACTGCGTAATCCTGACATCGCTCATGTGATTCATCTACGGGGACTGATGGAGATGATAGGCCGTGGCAGCGTGATGATCAAGAGGGCCTGTGATGAACGCGGTTTACCCCCGCCGAAGTGGTCGGAAGATAGACGCGGCGTTACCTTAACCTTCTATGCCCCGGAAGTCACCCCGGAAGTCACCCCGGAAGTCACCCCGGAAGTCACCCCGGAAGTCGCACAGATGCTCGCTGCCTTTGATGGAGAGATGTCGCGGAAGGACCTTCAATACATTCTCGGCCTGAAAGACAACGAACACTTCAGGAAAGCCTATCTGCTGCCAGCCATCCGGGAAAATCTGATTGAGATGACCATCCCCGACAAACCAAAGAGCAGCAAGCAAAGATACCGCCTCACGGAGAAAGGACGTGCCCTGATAGGCGAAGATCGTTCATGA
- a CDS encoding DUF7557 family protein has translation MPADTTTIKIRVPLKHRLDSLKIHPRESYTDVIERLVEMAVDDEPLSDATIKAIEESLEDIKSGRVSTLEPVMAELKDE, from the coding sequence ATGCCAGCCGACACCACCACCATCAAGATCAGGGTCCCCCTCAAGCACCGCCTGGACTCTCTGAAGATCCACCCCAGGGAATCCTACACCGACGTAATCGAGCGGCTTGTGGAGATGGCAGTCGATGACGAGCCCCTCAGCGACGCCACCATCAAGGCCATCGAGGAGTCTCTCGAAGATATCAAAAGTGGCCGGGTCTCTACCCTTGAGCCGGTCATGGCGGAGTTGAAAGACGAATGA
- a CDS encoding type II toxin-antitoxin system RelE family toxin gives MSYRVFFSATARRDIKRIPKDYALTIGEELISLAAETDPKRHVKKIQGGQNPPFYSLRVGDYRAILTIVDDVMVIHVIEVGHRSTV, from the coding sequence ATGAGTTATCGCGTCTTCTTCTCCGCGACGGCCCGCCGTGACATCAAGCGTATCCCGAAGGACTACGCCCTCACGATCGGTGAAGAACTGATCTCGCTCGCCGCGGAGACGGACCCGAAGAGACATGTGAAGAAGATACAGGGAGGACAGAACCCGCCTTTTTACTCTCTCAGGGTCGGCGACTACCGCGCCATCCTCACCATCGTCGACGACGTGATGGTCATCCACGTGATCGAGGTGGGACACCGGAGTACGGTGTAA
- a CDS encoding cache domain-containing protein produces MFVLGLFLITAGCTQDQPAATTSTPGDTNTIQQETYTSNETLVAFVDSAAAYAKTYGKEKALAEFSNPNGSFVEGELYIYAYDFNGTTLAHPFNPEKIGVNRLAETDAQGGYFIKDLRDVAIKGSGFVRFYYINPAHNRSIEPKLGYVEKVDDDWWLGSGIYTDPTTPLTGAATPSPEVTSPSTPDIVGVWTGTSSGHIKTVGFRESAAHRYIITAQNGPAFTGYKEYTKADGVRYSENISGVIASDGEISIIDHDDGSALGKFIGPDEIELRYIENGDTAVALLFHLKREKN; encoded by the coding sequence GTGTTTGTTCTCGGCCTGTTTCTGATAACAGCCGGGTGCACGCAGGACCAGCCCGCCGCAACCACATCAACGCCGGGAGATACTAACACCATCCAGCAGGAGACCTACACCTCCAATGAAACGCTTGTCGCCTTCGTTGACAGTGCGGCCGCCTATGCAAAAACATACGGCAAAGAAAAAGCCCTGGCAGAATTTTCCAACCCGAACGGTTCGTTTGTCGAGGGTGAGCTCTATATCTATGCCTATGATTTCAACGGTACCACTCTTGCCCATCCCTTCAACCCGGAGAAGATTGGTGTAAACCGGCTCGCTGAAACCGATGCGCAGGGCGGGTACTTCATCAAAGACCTGCGGGACGTTGCGATTAAAGGCAGCGGATTTGTCCGGTTTTATTATATCAACCCTGCTCACAACCGCTCAATCGAGCCGAAACTGGGATATGTCGAAAAGGTAGACGATGACTGGTGGCTGGGCTCCGGGATATACACGGACCCGACCACACCCCTCACCGGTGCGGCAACGCCCTCCCCGGAGGTCACCTCACCCTCCACCCCGGACATCGTCGGGGTCTGGACCGGAACGTCGAGCGGCCACATCAAGACCGTGGGATTCCGTGAGAGCGCTGCCCACCGGTACATTATCACGGCACAGAACGGACCGGCCTTTACCGGGTATAAGGAGTATACAAAGGCGGACGGCGTCAGGTATTCGGAGAACATCTCCGGCGTCATCGCCTCTGACGGGGAGATCTCCATCATCGATCACGATGACGGCTCCGCCCTCGGTAAGTTCATCGGACCGGATGAGATCGAACTCCGGTACATCGAGAACGGGGACACTGCGGTGGCCCTCCTCTTCCATCTGAAGAGGGAGAAGAACTGA
- a CDS encoding potassium/proton antiporter, whose product MVLTLVLVGIALLFLISIIANTFSERLGVPALLIFLVVGMLAGSEGPGGIPFDDPEVAQIIGIIALAYILFSGGLDTRWEQIKPVLWPGIALSTVGVVLTAVLLGAFAVLVLGFSPLTGLLLGAVVSSTDAAAVFSVLRMARARLKGNLRPFLEFESGSNDPMAVLLTTGVIGLILIPGSSIFSLVPMFVQQMAVGGLFGYVMGIFIVYLINRIRLESEGLYPVLTLTMVLLTYGLTSIIGGNGFLAVYIAGLVMGNSTFVYRKSLVQFHDGIAWLMQIVMFLALGLLVFPSQLALAVVPGLIAALFLILVARPVAVMVTLLPWKMPMNEKVLVSWVGLRGAVPIILATYPLVAGVPGADLIFNMVFFIVIVSALVHGTSIPAVARRLGLAAPLEEPLKLSREFEAESDTPSKMLDLVIPPDSPAVGKQVVDLGLPKGALIILMQKGNDRFVPSGSTVIGVGDTLLLLTTEEMVDEVRARLVGTEGEVSMQTGE is encoded by the coding sequence ATGGTGCTCACCCTCGTACTTGTCGGCATAGCGTTGCTCTTCCTGATCAGCATCATCGCAAACACGTTCTCCGAGCGTCTCGGCGTCCCCGCCCTCCTTATCTTCCTCGTCGTCGGGATGCTGGCGGGCTCGGAGGGGCCGGGCGGCATTCCCTTCGACGATCCCGAGGTTGCACAGATCATCGGGATTATCGCGCTTGCCTACATCCTCTTCTCAGGCGGCCTTGACACACGGTGGGAGCAGATCAAGCCTGTTCTCTGGCCCGGGATCGCCCTCTCCACGGTCGGCGTCGTCCTGACTGCAGTCCTGCTCGGCGCATTTGCCGTCCTGGTCCTCGGCTTCTCCCCGCTTACGGGCCTTCTCCTCGGTGCGGTCGTCTCGTCCACCGATGCGGCGGCGGTCTTTTCGGTCCTGAGGATGGCACGGGCACGCCTGAAAGGAAACCTGCGGCCGTTCCTGGAGTTCGAGTCGGGGAGCAACGACCCCATGGCGGTCCTCCTCACCACCGGCGTTATCGGCCTGATCCTCATCCCGGGCTCATCGATCTTCTCCCTCGTCCCGATGTTCGTGCAGCAGATGGCAGTCGGAGGCCTGTTCGGCTACGTGATGGGCATATTCATCGTATATCTCATCAACCGTATCAGGCTGGAGTCCGAGGGGCTGTACCCGGTGCTCACCCTGACCATGGTGCTGCTGACCTACGGGCTGACGTCCATCATCGGGGGAAACGGGTTTCTCGCAGTCTATATCGCTGGCCTTGTCATGGGCAACAGCACTTTCGTTTACAGGAAGAGTCTGGTCCAGTTCCACGACGGGATCGCATGGCTGATGCAGATCGTGATGTTCCTTGCACTCGGGCTGCTCGTCTTCCCCTCGCAGCTTGCTCTGGCGGTCGTGCCGGGTCTGATCGCCGCTCTCTTCCTGATCCTGGTCGCACGGCCGGTTGCCGTCATGGTCACGCTGCTCCCCTGGAAGATGCCGATGAACGAGAAGGTCCTGGTCTCGTGGGTGGGACTGCGGGGGGCCGTCCCGATCATCCTCGCCACCTATCCCCTCGTGGCAGGAGTGCCCGGTGCGGACCTGATCTTTAATATGGTCTTTTTCATCGTCATCGTCTCGGCGCTGGTCCACGGGACATCGATCCCGGCCGTCGCCCGGCGGCTCGGTCTCGCCGCCCCCCTCGAAGAACCGCTCAAACTCTCGCGGGAGTTCGAGGCGGAATCAGATACTCCGAGCAAAATGCTCGACCTGGTCATCCCCCCGGACTCCCCGGCTGTGGGAAAGCAGGTCGTCGACCTGGGGTTGCCGAAAGGCGCCCTTATCATTCTTATGCAGAAAGGGAACGACCGCTTTGTCCCGAGCGGCAGCACCGTCATCGGGGTCGGCGATACACTCCTCCTCCTGACGACGGAGGAGATGGTGGATGAGGTTCGTGCCAGATTGGTCGGGACGGAGGGGGAGGTGTCGATGCAGACGGGGGAGTGA